A stretch of the Peromyscus leucopus breed LL Stock chromosome 10, UCI_PerLeu_2.1, whole genome shotgun sequence genome encodes the following:
- the Rhoh gene encoding rho-related GTP-binding protein RhoH, with amino-acid sequence MLSSIKCVLVGDSAVGKTSLLVRFTSETFPEAYKPTVYENTGVDVFMDGIQISLGLWDTAGNDAFRSIRPLSYQQADVVLMCYSVANHNSFLNLKNKWISEIRSNLPCTPVLVVATQTDQREVGPHRASCINALEGKRLAQDVRAKGYLECSALSNRGVQQVFECAVRTAVNQARRRNRRKLFSINECKIF; translated from the coding sequence ATGCTGAGTTCTATCAAATGCGTGTTGGTAGGGGACAGCGCTGTGGGGAAAACTTCACTGCTGGTGCGCTTCACCTCTGAGACCTTCCCGGAGGCCTACAAGCCCACTGTGTACGAGAACACCGGCGTGGACGTCTTCATGGACGGCATCCAGATCAGCCTGGGCCTCTGGGACACTGCCGGCAACGATGCCTTCCGAAGCATCCGCCCCCTGTCCTACCAGCAGGCGGACGTGGTACTCATGTGCTACTCCGTGGCCAATCACAACTCATTCCTGAACTTGAAGAACAAATGGATTAGTGAGATCAGGAGCAACCTACCCTGTACCCCGGTGCTGGTTGTGGCCACACAGACTGACCAGAGAGAGGTAGGACCCCACAGGGCCTCTTGCATCAATGCCTTAGAAGGGAAGAGACTTGCCCAGGATGTGCGAGCCAAGGGCTACCTGGAGTGCTCAGCTCTTAGCAACCGGGGAGTACAGCAGGTATTTGAATGTGCGGTCAGAACGGCTGTCAACCAGGCCAGGAGACGAAACAGAAGGAAGCTCTTCTCCATCAATGAGTGCAAGATCTTCTAA